The genomic segment TGGCGGGTGTCGACGAAGTGGGGGAGGTCGCCGATGGTCCAGTCGGTGAGTCCGGAGCGCTCGACCGCGCCGCCCGAGGGTGCGCCGGCGATGCGGGCCGCCGCGCCGGCGGCACCATCTGCGCCCGCGCCGACCCCGGCGGCGGCTGCACCGGCGCCGCTCGCTGCGTCACCGCGAGGCCCACCCGCCGCATCCGCACCGCCGCTCGCGCCCGCGCCGCGGCCGCTGCTGCGACCGCCGGCGCGCGCATCCCGCGAATCGGGCGCCGTCGCAGCCGATGACAACCGGGCGATACTCGCCCGCGCCGCGTCGGCCAGACGTGCCTGCAGCGCCGTGAGGTCTTTGCCCACGCCGACGGTCGCGCCGCGCTCGTCCACCACCCGGAACGTCACGCGGAGGTGGTCGGGCAACCGCTCGCGGTCGAAGTCGTCGGTGGAGACCGGCACGTGCGCGAGCCGCGTCATCAGGGCCGCGAGTCGCGCGAGGAACCCGCCTTTCGCATCCGATCCGTCGACCGCATCCGGCCCCAACTCATCGAGCAGGCGCACCGCCCAGTCGGTGGCCGGCACGAAGTTCACCCGCAGGCGTTTGGGCATCGAGCGGACGAGCGCGGTCACGAGCTCCTGCCGGAACCCAGGAACCTGCGACTCGAACGCCACCGGATCGAGCCGCGGCAGCAGAGCGAGCGGAACCGTCGCGGTCACCCCGTCGTCGTCGGCGCCCGGCTCGAAGCGGTAGCGCAGCGCGAGTCGCTGGTCGCCCTGCTGCCACTGCGCCGGGAACTCGGTCTCGTCGACCTCGGGCGCCCCCTCGGGGAGCAGCGTGTCGGCGGTCATCGTGAGCAGCTCGGGGTCGTCGTGCCGCGCCTTCTTCCACCATCCCTCGAAGGTGCGCTGCGACACCACGTCGCGAGGGATGCGTGCCTGGTAGAACTCGAAAACCGCTTCGTCGTCGAGCAGGATGTCGCGCCGCCGGGAGCGCTCCTCGAGCTGTTCGAGGTCGCGGCGGAAAGCACGGTTGGCCCGGTCGAAGGCCTGCTGAGACTCCCAATCGCCCTCGACCAGCGCGTGCCGGATGAACAGTTCCCGCGCATACTCCGCGTCGACCCGGGCGAACTGGATGCGCCGCCGCGCCACGATCGGCACGCCGTAGAGCGTCACCCGCTCGTAGGCCACGGCAGCGCCCTGCTTCTTCTCCCAATGCGGTTCGGAATAGCTGCGCTTCAGCAGGTCGCCCGCGAGCGGCTCGGCCCAGGCCGGGTCGATGGCGGCGCTCATCCGGGCGAACAAGCGGCTGGTCTCGACGAGTTCGGCGCTCATCACGGCCGACGGCTGCTTCTTCGCCAACGCCGAACCGGGAAAGATCATGAACCGCGTCTGGCGAGCCCCGAGGTAGTCGCGTTTGGCCTGGTCGCGCAATCCGATCTGCGAGAGGAGACCCGAGAGGATCGACTTGTGGATGCCGTCAGGGTTCACGCTCGGCTCGCCGATGGTGAGCCCGAGAGGCTTGGCGAGCTGGCGCAGCTGCCGATACACGTCTTGCCACTCGCGGATGCGGAGGTAGTTGAGGAACTCGGCCTTGCAGAGGCGCCGGAACGCGCTCGACGACAACTCGCGCTGCTTCTCTTCGAGGTAGTTCCAGAGGTTCAGCAGGGTGAGGAAGTCGCTGGTCTGGTCGGCGAAGCGCCCATGCAGTTCGTCGGCGCGGCCGCGCTTCTCGAGGGGGCGCTCCCGCGGGTCTTGGATCGTGAGCCCCGCCACGATCGCCAGCACCTCGCGGCTCGTGCCGGTCTGCTTCGACTCCACGACCATCCGGGCGAACCGCGGCTCGATCGGCAGGCGCGCGAGGTCGCGGCCGATCTTCGTCAACGACGGGCCCGCATCCTTTGCCGTGGTGACCGCGTTGAGTTCCGCGAGCAGGTCGAGCCCGTCTTTGATGCCGCGCGAATCGGGTGGCTGCAAGAAAGGGAAGGCGGCGATGTCGCCGAGGCCGAGCGAGATCATCTGCAGGATGACCGCGGCGAGGTTCGTGCGCAGGATCTCGGGGTCGGTGAACTCGGGCCGCCGCGTGTAGTCCTCTTCGGAGTACAAGCGGATGGCGATGCCGTCGCTGGTGCGCCCGGAGCGCCCCGAGCGCTGGTTGGCGGATGCCTGCGAGATCGGCTCGATCGGCAGCCGCTGCACCTTCGAGCGCACGGAGTAACGGCTGATGCGGGCGGTGCCGGAGTCGATGACGTACTTGATGCCCGGAACGGTGAGGCTGGTCTCGGCGACGTTGGTGGAGAGGATGACGCGGCGGCGGACGCCCGGGGTGCTCGAGCGCTGGAACACCTTGTGCTGGTCGGCGGCGCTCAGCCGCCCGTAGAGGGGGAGGAGTTCGGTGTCGCCGGCGCGCCCGCTCGAGGCGAGCCGGCCGCGCAGTGACTCCTCGGCGTCGCGGATCTCGTTCTCGCCCGAGAGGAAGACGAGCACGTCGCCCGGTTTCTCGCGGGCGAGCTCGTCGAGGGCGTCGCCGATCGCCTCGAAGAGGTCTTTGGGCTCGCGCTCGCGCGGGGTGGCGGTGCCGCCACGGCGACCACCGCCCCCGCGCCCGCCGCTGCCGCCATCGAGTCGCCAAGAATTGTCGGAATCCGCGCCGCCATTCCGACCATTCTTGGCGACTCGATGATCGGCCCCCGCGGAGGCGGAGGCGGGAGCGGACGGGCCGGGAGCATCGACGTCGGTGTCGGCGTCCTCGCCTTCGGCGTCGGGGGCCAGGGGGCGATAGCGGATCTCGACCGGGAAGGTGCGGCCCGAGACCTCCACGATGGGAGCGGGCTCGCCTGCGGCATCGGCGAAGTGCCGCGCGAAGCTCTCGGGGTCGATGGTGGCACTCGTGATGATGAGCTTGAGGTCGGGGCGCCTCGGCAGCAGCTGCTTGAGGTAGCCGAGCAGGAAGTCGATGTTGAGGCTGCGCTCGTGCGCTTCGTCGATGATGATCGTGTCGTACCGGCTGAGCATCCGGTCGTGATTCATCTCGTTGAGCAGGATGCCGTCGGTCATCAGCTTGATGCGGGTGGCAGCCGAAGCCCGATCGGTGAACCGCACCTGGTACCCGACGAGTCCGCCCACCTCTTGACCGAGCTCTTCGGCGATGCGCTCGGCGATGGTGCGGGCAGCGAGCCGCCGGGGCTGCGTGTGCCCGATGTTCTCGCGGCCGAGCTCGAGACAGATCTTGGGCAGTTGTGTGGTCTTGCCCGATCCGGTCTCTCCCGCCACGATCACCACCTGGTTGTCGCGGATGGCGCGCGCGATCTCGTCTCTCTTCTGGCTGACGGGCAGCTCAGGAGGGAAGACGATGTGGAGGGGGGAGGGGGTGGCCATCAGCCTTTCATCGTACGACGAGCACGCATCCTGTTGACGCGCAAAGCACTTTGCGCTACAAAGTACATACGCAAAGAACTTTGCGACGCAAACTTCAGGAGGTCGCCATGGATGACGAGAACCGAACGGATGCACCCGACGAGGTGCTCGACCCCGCTGCCGCCCTCGCACTGCTGAACCGTCAGCAGCAAAGCGTGCAATACCAGCAGTCGGCGTTCGTGTGGGTGATCGAACTGGCGTGGGGCATCGCCTGGAGCGTCGGCTTCGTGCTCCTCTGGCTGATCGACGGCGCGAAGCCCGCGTTCTCCATCCCGCTGCCGGTCGCCGCCATCGCCTTCGCCGCGATCGTGACGGTGGCCATCGTGATCTCGATCGTGCTCGGCGTGCGCAGCAGCCGAGGGGTGCGGCCGAGCGCCGCGGCATCCTTCCAGGGCACCGTCTACGGCGTCACCTGGTCGGTGAGCATGGTGGCCGTGTGGCTGTTCGCCTCCGGCCTGCAGTTCAACGGCATGACCGGCGATCTCGTCGCGATCTTCTACCCGGTGGCCTACGTGATGATGACGGGCATCCTGTTCCTCTTCTCGGCCTCGCTCTACCAGGCCAAGCCGATGGTGTTCCTCGGTGGGTGGATCGTGCTGATCGCGGTGATCGCGCCGTTCTTCGGCTACCCGAACCACTACCTCTTCCTCGCGATCGCGGGCGGTGGGTCGCTGCTCGTGATGTCGGTGATCGTCGCGGTGTACACGGCGCGCCTTCGGCGCAAGGCGGCCGGACATGTCTGAGCTCGATCCGGTGATCCACGCGCAGGCAAGGCTGCGCATCGTGTCGGCCCTCGCCACCCTCGACCCGGAGGAGGCCATCACCTTCCCGCGGCTGCAGGAGCTGCTCGACATGACGGCCGGCAACCTCTCCACGCACCTCCGCAAGCTCGAAGACCCGGGCTACGTCGAGGTGGCGAAGACGCACGAGGCGCGCACGCCCGTGACCTACATCTCCCTCACCCGGCGCGGTCGCCGTGCCTTCGAGGACTACACCGAATCACTCCGCGACCTCCTGGGAGGGCGATCATGACCACCTTGGCCTCACTCGAAAACGTCACCCGCCGCTTCGGCGCCGTGACCGCCCTCGACGACGTCTCCCTCGACATCGAGAGCGGCTCGATCGTGGGACTTCTCGGTCCGAACGGCGCCGGAAAGAGCACGTTGCTGTCGCTCCTCCAAGGACTGCGGGCTCCGGATGCCGGAACCGTGACGCTCTTCGGAAGCTCGCCCCGCGACGCCCGCACCCGCATCCGGCTCGGCTGCACCCCGCAGGAGACCGCGTTGCCCGACCCGCTGCGGGTGGGCGAGGTGGTGGACTTCGTGGGCGCGCACTTCCCCGACCGGGTGCCGACCGCCACCCTCGCCTCGCGGTTCGGGTTCGACGACCTGCTGCGACGGCAGGTGGGGTCGCTCTCGGGCGGCCAGAAGCGGCGGTTGAGCGTGGCGCTCGCGTTCGTGGGGCGGCCGCAGCTGGTGCTGCTCGACGAGCCGACCACGGGGCTCGACGTCGATGCGCGCCGCACCCTGTGGAACGCGTTGCGCCGCGAACACGCTTCGGGCACGACCGTGGTGGTCACGAGCCATTACCTGGAGGAGATCGAGGCGCTCGCCGAACGCGTCGTGGTGATCGACGGCGGGCGTGTGCTCGCCGACGACGACCTCGGCCGGGTGCTGGCGCAGGTGGGGGTGACGAGGGTTTCGCTGGCGTTGCCTGCGGCCGGGGCTCAGGATGCGCGGGGCGGGGCGGGTGCGGCGAGCAGTGCTATGGCTTCGGATGCGCGGGGTGCGGCGAGCGTGCTCGGCGTGGTCGAGCAGCTGCCCGGCGTGGTGCGCACCGAATTCGACGAGAGGGGGGAG from the Herbiconiux aconitum genome contains:
- the hrpA gene encoding ATP-dependent RNA helicase HrpA, which translates into the protein MATPSPLHIVFPPELPVSQKRDEIARAIRDNQVVIVAGETGSGKTTQLPKICLELGRENIGHTQPRRLAARTIAERIAEELGQEVGGLVGYQVRFTDRASAATRIKLMTDGILLNEMNHDRMLSRYDTIIIDEAHERSLNIDFLLGYLKQLLPRRPDLKLIITSATIDPESFARHFADAAGEPAPIVEVSGRTFPVEIRYRPLAPDAEGEDADTDVDAPGPSAPASASAGADHRVAKNGRNGGADSDNSWRLDGGSGGRGGGGRRGGTATPREREPKDLFEAIGDALDELAREKPGDVLVFLSGENEIRDAEESLRGRLASSGRAGDTELLPLYGRLSAADQHKVFQRSSTPGVRRRVILSTNVAETSLTVPGIKYVIDSGTARISRYSVRSKVQRLPIEPISQASANQRSGRSGRTSDGIAIRLYSEEDYTRRPEFTDPEILRTNLAAVILQMISLGLGDIAAFPFLQPPDSRGIKDGLDLLAELNAVTTAKDAGPSLTKIGRDLARLPIEPRFARMVVESKQTGTSREVLAIVAGLTIQDPRERPLEKRGRADELHGRFADQTSDFLTLLNLWNYLEEKQRELSSSAFRRLCKAEFLNYLRIREWQDVYRQLRQLAKPLGLTIGEPSVNPDGIHKSILSGLLSQIGLRDQAKRDYLGARQTRFMIFPGSALAKKQPSAVMSAELVETSRLFARMSAAIDPAWAEPLAGDLLKRSYSEPHWEKKQGAAVAYERVTLYGVPIVARRRIQFARVDAEYARELFIRHALVEGDWESQQAFDRANRAFRRDLEQLEERSRRRDILLDDEAVFEFYQARIPRDVVSQRTFEGWWKKARHDDPELLTMTADTLLPEGAPEVDETEFPAQWQQGDQRLALRYRFEPGADDDGVTATVPLALLPRLDPVAFESQVPGFRQELVTALVRSMPKRLRVNFVPATDWAVRLLDELGPDAVDGSDAKGGFLARLAALMTRLAHVPVSTDDFDRERLPDHLRVTFRVVDERGATVGVGKDLTALQARLADAARASIARLSSAATAPDSRDARAGGRSSGRGAGASGGADAAGGPRGDAASGAGAAAAGVGAGADGAAGAAARIAGAPSGGAVERSGLTDWTIGDLPHFVDTRQHGGVIRAYPALVDEKSSVGVRLMATADEQARATPAGVLRLLLLAVPSPASYVREHLTQNEKLLLATSPYQNVQALFDDAMLACADEALRALHPDGLVWTRSEFDAVRDRLSAAVLPLLDQTVATVVRILGAARDADRKLKTVTSMALLPAITDAREQLAALVRPGFISQTGLARLGHLPRYLAGITYRLEKLPDNPARDRAWMNEVQTATERLVDAGGSVPLRPHAPENLVRARWLIEELRIGLFAQPLGTAEPASLQRITKLLASTT
- a CDS encoding transcriptional regulator; its protein translation is MSELDPVIHAQARLRIVSALATLDPEEAITFPRLQELLDMTAGNLSTHLRKLEDPGYVEVAKTHEARTPVTYISLTRRGRRAFEDYTESLRDLLGGRS
- a CDS encoding ABC transporter ATP-binding protein: MTTLASLENVTRRFGAVTALDDVSLDIESGSIVGLLGPNGAGKSTLLSLLQGLRAPDAGTVTLFGSSPRDARTRIRLGCTPQETALPDPLRVGEVVDFVGAHFPDRVPTATLASRFGFDDLLRRQVGSLSGGQKRRLSVALAFVGRPQLVLLDEPTTGLDVDARRTLWNALRREHASGTTVVVTSHYLEEIEALAERVVVIDGGRVLADDDLGRVLAQVGVTRVSLALPAAGAQDARGGAGAASSAMASDARGAASVLGVVEQLPGVVRTEFDERGEPTFSVTDSDAFVTALVREGVPFQRLRIRGATLEEAFLTLTHSDTDAADAADTDAAVDEAPPGAPVESDRHPSRHSTRHPSSTTTTAPTRKEVA